One Panicum virgatum strain AP13 chromosome 9K, P.virgatum_v5, whole genome shotgun sequence genomic region harbors:
- the LOC120650395 gene encoding uncharacterized protein LOC120650395, with protein sequence MPPTGRKHWCNVCKKSFPSYHSLGGHMNLHRVKRKQKKQARSTLSLPNIGDGFRGYGLRERRHCTWLLCDSSDDEYLTMAPKTECQLCFKVFASNHALSVHMRAHARHERKMVAEEVSRESNGHSDHKVVVSTPVMLTYGIEEVNAARVLLMISGYSGVDSASEHCDEDYEMDGNSAYHVQKSEMELDYFCHGKTGDAELMMPESPSSDVKLKFTSLSQVLKATESHDCKLCGKVFTSSKGLASHKKFHKVPDHEKVAASPNSAVSQTGQQLLEVDSRLLCLNLNLPGFSDRNYRSRSAKSAETPWWTTSAFRSERMLGIV encoded by the coding sequence ATGCCGCCGACAGGAAGGAAGCACTGGTGCAATGTATGCAAGAAAAGCTTCCCATCTTACCATTCGCTCGGAGGCCACATGAATCTTCACCGCGTCAAACGCAAGCAGAAGAAGCAAGCAAGGAGCACACTTAGCCTTCCAAACATTGGTGATGGCTTCCGTGGGTATGGGCTCCGGGAGAGGCGACATTGTACCTGGTTGTTGTGTGATTCTAGTGACGATGAGTACCTGACAATGGCTCCCAAAACGGAATGCCAGTTGTGCTTCAAGGTTTTTGCCTCCAACCATGCACTATCCGTGCACATGAGGGCGCATGCTCGCCATGAGAGGAAGATGGTGGCAGAGGAGGTATCAAGAGAGAGCAATGGACACTCTGATCATAAGGTCGTTGTGTCTACTCCAGTGATGTTGACATATGGGATAGAGGAAGTGAATGCTGCGCGTGTTCTTTTGATGATCTCTGGATATTCTGGCGTGGATTCAGCTTCCGAGCATTGCGATGAGGATTATGAGATGGATGGCAACTCGGCCTACCATGTGCAGAAGAGTGAGATGGAGCTGGACTATTTTTGTCACGGCAAAACTGGGGATGCTGAGTTGATGATGCCAGAAAGCCCCAGTTCTGATGTCAAGCTGAAGTTCACCAGTCTTTCGCAAGTGTTGAAGGCGACAGAAAGCCATGATTGCAAGCTCTGCGGCAAGGTCTTCACATCCAGCAAAGGATTGGCGAGCCATAAGAAGTTTCACAAAGTTCCTGATCATGAAAAGGTTGCAGCATCACCCAACTCTGCAGTGTCTCAAACAGGACAGCAGCTGCTTGAAGTGGATAGCCGATTGCTATGTCTCAATCTCAACCTTCCAGGTTTCAGTGACAGAAACTACAGAAGCAGGAGTGCAAAGTCTGCAGAAACTCCGTGGTGGACGACAAGTGCTTTCCGGAGTGAACGAATGCTGGGCATTGTCTGA
- the LOC120650396 gene encoding presenilin-like protein At2g29900, translated as MAEAAAAVPGDPPAGATVLDSLGEDITRIVYPVSACMLLVVLLVSLLSSPSSPSPLSASIAAAAGGGGVSGGGDDIPTALFTALTFVVAVTAATFLLALLFYLRCTPCLRAYLGFSALAVLLVLGGQVALLLLSRLRLPLDAVSFALLLPNAAGALVLAALAPASVPIALHQAALVAVAVLTAFWFTLLPEWTTWALLVAMAVYDLAAVLLPGGPLKVLLELAIERNEEIPALVYEARPVDPRHGRNWRLWREGRQPGADLDASSTTVEVIGEVLGRNLDANSGNNSSPQVHEAATSAGNGNVNNSRPRATLGAALSSDSTVEQAGEVSALREHRVAVAEMRVPLIHRRPERSGEEEEDEDGIGLSSSGAIKLGLGDFIFYSVLVGRAAMYDYLTVYACYLAIIAGLGITLLLLAFFRKALPALPVSIALGVVFYVLTRTLLEEFVVQCSTNLLLF; from the coding sequence ATGGCCGAAGCGGCGGCCGCCGTCCCCGGCGACCCCCCGGCCGGCGCCACCGTGCTGGACTCGCTCGGCGAGGACATCACCCGCATCGTCTACCCCGTCTCCGCCTGCatgctcctcgtcgtcctcctcgtctcGCTCCtctcctcgccctcctccccgtctcccctctccgcctccatcgccgccgccgccggcggcggcggcgtctccgGCGGGGGGGACGACATCCCCACCGCGCTCTTCACGGCGCTCACCTTCGTCGTCGCCGTCACGGCCGCCACCTTCCTGCTCGCGCTCCTCTTCTACCTCCGCTGCACGCCCTGCCTCCGCGCCTACCTCGGCTTCTCCGCGCTCGCCGTCCTGCTCGTGCTCGGCGGCCAGGTCGCCCTGCTCCTGCTCTCCCGTCTCCGCCTCCCGCTCGACGCCGTCTCCTtcgcgctcctcctccccaACGCAGCGGGGGCGCTCGTGCTAGCCGCGCTGGCGCCGGCCTCCGTCCCCATCGCGCTCCACCAGGCCgcgctcgtcgccgtcgccgtcctcacCGCCTTCTGGTTCACTCTGCTCCCCGAGTGGACCACCTGGGCGCTGCTCGTCGCCATGGCCGTCtacgacctcgccgccgtgctgctcCCTGGTGGTCCTTTGAAGGTGCTGCTTGAGCTCGCCATTGAGAGGAACGAGGAGATACCGGCGCTGGTCTACGAGGCGAGGCCGGTGGATCCCCGACACGGCCGAAATTGGCGCTTGTGGAGGGAAGGGAGGCAGCCTGGCGCGGATTTGGATGCCAGTTCCACCACGGTCGAGGTGATTGGGGAGGTATTGGGGAGGAATCTTGACGCCAACTCTGGAAACAATTCGTCGCCCCAAGTTCATGAAGCTGCCACTTCAGCTGGCAATGGCAACGTTAATAATTCGAGGCCCAGGGCGACACTGGGGGCTGCTTTGAGCTCAGATTCTACAGTTGAACAAGCTGGGGAGGTATCCGCATTGCGGGAGCATAGAGTGGCTGTTGCTGAAATGAGGGTACCTTTGATCCACAGACGCCCAGAGAGATCtggggaagaggaggaagatgaagatggcATTGGGTTGAGCTCATCTGGGGCTATCAAGCTCGGGTTGGGGGACTTCATATTCTACAGTGTTCTGGTCGGTAGGGCGGCGATGTATGACTACTTGACAGTGTATGCCTGCTACCTTGCCATCATTGCTGGGCTTGGCATCACTCTCCTCCTGCTGGCGTTCTTCCGCAAGGCGTTGCCTGCCCTACCGGTGTCCATCGCCCTTGGCGTTGTGTTTTATGTGCTCACAAGAACATTGCTGGAGGAATTTGTTGTGCAATGCTCCACCAATCTTTTGCTGTTCTAG